ACTCTAAAAGAAGAAGTGGTACTTATCTCCTTGTATGTCGATGAACGAACGCCTCTTCCTGAAGAGGAACAATATGAAACTACTATTGCTGGTAAAAAGAAGAAGGTAAGGACTGTAGGAGACAAATGGACGGTACTACAAGCTGAAACGTACAAAACAAACTCACAGCCTTATTATGTTATTCTTGACCACGATGAAAATCAATTAGGTGTCTCAGCAAATTACCAAGACTATGGTGAGGTTGGTTTATTCAAAGCGTGGCTAGATAATGGTATAGAAGAATTTTACCAGTAAAAAGGTAGATTAAAATAAACTTAAATGCTTGTCAAAACTTATGGCTCAGCCGTTTTCGGTATAGATGCCACTACCATTACGATTGAAGTAAATGCCTCAGCTGGCATAAAATTTTTTCTAGTAGGACTGCCAGATAATGCGGTTAAAGAAAGTCATTATCGAATAGAAGCGGCACTAAAAAATACTGGCTATCGTATTCCTGGAAAGAAGTTTATAATTAATATGGCACCTGCCGATATTAGAAAAGAAGGTTCTGCTTATGACCTTCCGCTTGCTATTGGAATCCTAGCTTCCACACACCAAATAAAAGAAGATAAGTTAAAAGACTTTGTTACAATGGGCGAATTATCTTTAGATGGGGGGGGTACAACCCATAAAAGGAGCTTTACCAATCGCCATACAGGCTAGAAAAGAAGGCTTTAAGGGTTTGATTGTTCCTAAAGCAAATGCAAAAGAAGCGGCAATAGTTAATAACCTTGACGTTTATGGAATTGAAAATATTAAAGAATTAATTGATTACTTTAATGGAGAGCTTGAATTAAAACCGCTATACGTTGATACAAGAAAAGAGTTTTTTGATGCTATTCAACAATCTGACATCGACTTTTCTGATGTGAAAGGGCAACGAAATATCAAGCGTTCATTAGAAATTGCTGCCGCTGGAGGGCATAATGTAATATTGATAGGCCCTCCAGGTTCAGGCAAGACAATGTTGGCAAAACGAATACCTGGAATCTTACCACCACTAAGTTTGAATGAAGCTTTAGAGACTACTAAAATTCATTCTGTTTCAGGCAGAATGTCAGACAATACCTCTTTACTCACTTCTAGGCCATTTAGATCGCCACACCATACTATTTCTGATGTAGCACTAGTAGGTGGAGGTGCATTTCCTCAACCAGGAGAAATTTCTCTTTCGCATAATGGAGTTCTTTTTTTGGATGAACTGCCTGAGTTTAAAAGAACGGTATTAGAGGTTATGCGTCAGCCTCTGGAAGATAGAGTTGTAACAATTTCAAGAGCAAAGTTTAGCGTAGACTTCCCTGCTAGCTTTATGTTAGTCGCTTCAATGAACCCGTGTCCATGTGGATTTTACAACCATCCAGAAAAAGAATGTCTGTGTAGCCCAGGAATAGTTCAAAAATATTTAGCTAAAATTTCAGGACCATTGTTAGATAGAATTGATTTACATGTTGAGGTAACTCCTGTAAAATTTGAGGAATTATCAAATTCATCTAAATCTGAGTCAAGTGTTGTTATTCGAGATAGGGTAATAAAAGCTAGAGAAATTCAGCAGGATAGATACTCAACTATAGATGCCATTCACTGTAATGCGCAAATTAGTCCAAAACTGATAAAAAAATATTGTGAGCTTACTGAAGATGGTCAATCGCTTTTGAAAAAAGCAATGAAGAAATTGGAGTTATCAGCTAGGGCTTACGACCGAATTCTTAAAGTTGCACGAACAATTGCCGATTTATCGCAGTCAGAATTTATAGAAACCCCACATATTGCAGAGGCGATTCAGTTCCGTTCGCTAGATAGAAGTGATTGGGCTGGGTAAAAAATAAGGCAGTTATTGCTAACTGCCTTACAAAAAACAACAATGAAAAGGGTGTTTTCTACCCTTAAATGTTCAGTAGTATTTCAGCTACTTTTTCTGGTTGTGAGATGTTTGGTGTATGGCTTGAATTTATAGTAAATACTCCTTCTACTTTATCTTGGTACATAGCACGTTGGATTTCGATTGGAATCGCTCTATCTTCAGTACACTCGATATAGTACTTTGGAATTGAACCAAAGTTCTCATCTGTAATTTCTAATTCATACATAAGCGGTGCAGATGGTTCTGGCACTATGTAAGGTTTTGCTCCATTGAATGCTTCAACTGGAATGTCATGTGCAAATGCATTTTGAATTTCTTCTTCGACAACATAAGCATATGTTTTATCATCAGATAAACGGAAATTCTCAACAGCTTTTGAGCCTTCAACACCTTGTACAGCACCAAAGAATGAGCCGCCATTTGGAAGTAAAAATGCAGTTAGGTAAACTAAGCTCTTTACTTTTTCTGGTCTCAATTCTGCTGCCCTACTTACAGTGATTCCATTGAAACTATGTCCTAATAGAATTACTGGCTCTTCTTGAGCATCAAGAATGTCAGTCACTGTTTTCACATAATTTTCCATAGTAATTTCAGCAGGGCTTGTTTTGTCATTTCCGTGACCTGGAAGATCTGGAGTAATAACGTTGTGTCCTTCAGCTCTAAGTACATTGGCTACGCCTTCCCATTGCCATGCACCTAGCCAAGCGGAATGAACTAATACATAAGTTTCTTTTTTCATTTCTTCAATTTTCATTTCGTTAGATGTGTTTTGTTCTTCCTTTGTCGCTGTTGATGAGCAACTAGCGAAAAGCATTAGCGAAAGAGTGCTAATAGTAATAATGTTTTTAAGTTTAATCATGTTTTTAAGT
The window above is part of the Flavobacteriales bacterium genome. Proteins encoded here:
- a CDS encoding alpha/beta hydrolase, translating into MKKETYVLVHSAWLGAWQWEGVANVLRAEGHNVITPDLPGHGNDKTSPAEITMENYVKTVTDILDAQEEPVILLGHSFNGITVSRAAELRPEKVKSLVYLTAFLLPNGGSFFGAVQGVEGSKAVENFRLSDDKTYAYVVEEEIQNAFAHDIPVEAFNGAKPYIVPEPSAPLMYELEITDENFGSIPKYYIECTEDRAIPIEIQRAMYQDKVEGVFTINSSHTPNISQPEKVAEILLNI